One Thunnus thynnus chromosome 21, fThuThy2.1, whole genome shotgun sequence DNA segment encodes these proteins:
- the si:ch73-206p6.1 gene encoding phospholipid scramblase 1, with the protein MNMYAVPSPGIPGCPPGLEYLTQVDQLLIKQKVELVEALVGFESNNKYEVRNVMGQNVFYAVEENDCLSRQCCGPMRSFTIHVLDNFGQEVITVTRPLKCMSCFFPCCLQELEVQAPPGNTVGYIIQQWHPFSPKFIVANEHNEPVLKIHGPFCGWSCLPDVDFEILTMDEVSKIGKISKQWTGLLREAFTDSDNFGIQFPMDLDVRMKAVMIGACFLIDFMFFETTN; encoded by the exons ATGAATATGTATGCTGTGCCCAGCCCGGGAATACCAGGCTGTCCACCGGGATTAGAATACCTCACTCAG GTGGACCAGCTACTCATCAAACAGAAAGTTGAGCTTGTTGaag CTCTTGTGGGTTTCGAGAGCAACAACAAGTATGAAGTACGTAACGTCATGGGTCAGAATGTGTTCTACGCTGTAGAGGAGAATGACTGTCTGAGTCGACAGTGTTGTGGCCCCATGCGCTCCTTCACCATCCACGTCCTCGACAATTTTGGACAGGAAGTCATCACCGTCACCAGGCCACTTAAGTGCATGTCCTGCTTCTTCCCTTGTTGTCTACAAGAG CTGGAGGTGCAGGCTCCCCCAGGTAACACAGTAGGGTACATTATACAACAGTGGCACCCGTTCTCCCCTAAATTCATCGTTGCGAACGAACACAACGAGCCTGTACTGAAGATCCATGGGCCCTTCTGTGGATGGAGCTGCCTTCCAGATGTTGACTTTGAG ATTTTGACAATGGATGAAGTCAGTAAGATTGGGAAAATCAGTAAACAGTGGACGGGACTTCTTCGGGAAGCATTCACAGATTCAGACAACTTCGGGATCCAGTTTCCCATGGATCTGGACGTGAGAATGAAGGCTGTTATGATCGGCGCATGTTTTCTCATT gatTTCATGTTCTTTGAGACCACTAACTAG